atcctcaacactggggcctcacgagggtgtgttctcagccctcccctgtactccctgttcacccatgactgtgtggccatgcacacctccaactcaatcatcaagtttgcagatgacactacagtggtaggcttgattaccaacaatgacgagacggcctacagggaggaggtgagggccctgggagtgtggtgtcaggaaaataacctctcactaaacgtcaacaaaacaaaggagatgattgtggacttcaggaaacagccgagggagcatccccccatccacatcaacgggaaaGTAGTGGAGaagtggaacgttttaagttcctcggtgtacacatcacggacaaactgaaatggtccacccacacgctgtctgtgtgagcaaggaggtctacaaacctgaatcagttacaccagctctgtcaggaggaatgggccaaaattcacccaacttattttgggaagcttgtggaaggctacacgaaaagtttgacccaggttaaactatttaaacgcaatgctaccaaatactaattaagtgtatgtaaacttctgacccactgggaatgtgatgaaagaaataaaagctgaaataaatcattctctctactattattctgacatttcacattcttaaaataaagtggtgatcctaactgacctaagacagggaatatttactgagattaaatgtcaggaattgtgaaaactgagtttaaatgtatttggctaaggtgtatgttaactcccgacttcaattgtatgtgaccaatataatttgatttgatttgaattgaatgaTCTTGTGTCCTTGGCAGACGGGGGTGAGAGGAGGCGGGAGGGGGATGCCAGTGATGAGAATGAGGACACAGAATTTTTTGATGCCATGGAGGACTCCCCTGCTTTCATCACAGTGACTGCCACTGACCACACCCAGCACAGGTCAGTCAGGGTCGCTGGGATGAAACCCTGTTGAAGGAAGGTTTGCTGTTGAAACATTAGTTTAATGTATTTTGCATCGGAACTGTGAGAGTATATGGCTTTTCTTTTCTCAGTCAGGGTCGCTGACCTCATTTCTACTGATCATGGGGCCAAGTAGAGTTCATTCATATAGCTATGTAATATGACGATGCTAGTATAATTCATTATACTTCTTGATGTCTAATGAATTCATCATACTGTGTTTTGTGTATACAGCAGtcatagtgtgtttgtgtttcagacGCTCAGCCAGTAACCAGAGTATCATGAGCGGACGATTGCCCAATAATGAATGGAGCCACGACGAGAAGGTGAGTCTGCAGGCTTCTGTTCTTTACCACACCTTTACATACCCAGCCGTAGTAAACCATGGACAACTGTATCTTACCTTAGGGCCTGATGATACAATATTTAAGGGTGAGCTCTATCCTATAATACCTCAGCTTACCTGACTGTTTGACATGTATTTGTTCTCAGGACCCTGGCTCCGACAACATGCAGCGGCGCAGAGTTAGACGCAGCCGCATCCCAGACAAACCCAACTACTCCCTCAACTTGTGGAGCATCATGAAGAACTGCATCGGCAAGGAGCTGTCCAAGATTCCCATGCCTGTAAGAGAAACGAGAAGTGATTCTGCGGTCTGTACTAGTATTTGCACTATGTAGTGTGTGCGCATGAAATGCAAGCTCTagcaatcaatcacatttattttagaaagccttttttacatcagcagttgtcactaagtgctttacagatacccagcctaaaaccctaaagagctttacagatacccagcctaaaaccctaaagagctttacagatacccagcctaaaaccctaaagagctttacagatacccagcctaaaaccctaaagagctttacagatacccagcctaaaaccctaaagagctttacagatacccagcctaaaaccctaaagagctttacagatacccatcctaaaaccctaaagagctttacagatacccagcctaaaaccctaaaagctttacagatacccagcctaaaaccctaaagagctttacagatacccagcctaaaaccctaaagagctttacagatacccagcctaaaaccctaaagaGCAAGTAATGCAGATGCAGAAGCACAGTGGTTAGGAAAAACTGTAGAAGGCAGGAATCAGGCTCCatggggtggctagtcctcttctggctgtaccggttGAAGATTTAAAGACTGGTTCATAGTTGACCAGCAGGTTAAAATAATAACCATGGTGGCAGTAGAGCACAGGTATTCAAATCTGCTGGTTTTcttttctacctgataattaattgcacccacctggtgtcccaggtctaaatcagatcCTGATTAGAGGAGAAGAATGAAacaaagcagtggaactggcttccaaGTCCAGATTTGAATTAGAGGAATATAGATTGTGCAACAGTTCAGCAACTCGGTTGGGTCTAactccaatgtgtgtgtgtgtgcgtgcgtgtgttcctGCGTGCGTAACCTCAGGTGAACTTCAACGAGCCCCTGTCGATGCTGCAGCGTCTGACTGAGGATCTGGAGTACAGTGACCTGCTGGACCGGGCGGCTCGTTGCGAATCGTCCCTGGAGCAGATGTGTCTGGTGGCAGCCTTCTCTGTGTCCTCCTACTCCACCACCATCCACCGCACTGCCAAGCCCTTCAACCCCCTGCTGGGGGAGACCTACGAGCTGGACCGCCTGGACGACTTTGGCTACCGCTCCATCTGCGAGCAGGTCAGACACaacgcaagcacgcacacaggctctctttctctctctctctctgaaacataTGTCTGAGGTGCACAGAGGGAtctttctataaataatgggGCCAATGGGTGACATTGGGATAACAATTTCTAAATGGtttgaaatgaaaataaaaaggATTTTCATGCAGTTCCACATGTACTAAAAGTGAAAATATATCCAAATTGGCCGATAACTTCACCTATACAACAAGGTCTATACatcctttaagcagggttcatacagacattggtaagtcaaattcaaggacttcATGGAACTTTTTCAAGCACTTAATATGAGGATGACAATATTGAGGTTGCGGGAAACAAATGAAAGTGGCCACATCTCTCacaaaaacagataaaaaatgaAATCATGAATAATTATAAAGGAGCAGGAGAACGTATAAATTGGCAACAATAATTACAAGAACTTTAAGCACCAAATTGAGGAAATGTCTGTTCCAGTATTTGAATTTTGTTATTACCTTACCAGATCATATTGTGAATAAGCCCACTAGGATATTTATTTTGTTGTCAATATATCCATAATAATTAATAGGATTAGAGTCAATCCTAACAATTGCGCACAGTAGACAAAAACATATGAAAACATGGACTCATTACCTTGATGCTTTCCCTGATAAATCTAACcctgctgtaaatcaagcagaAAATAACAGATGACCAACATCAATTCGCTGGGGATATTAGATCCAACGTGGATCCAGACACAACTGTCTTCACCAGCGTAAGGAATGAGACACCAAAATATTCTGGACATTATTCACGAACACCTTTTTTCCAGCACTTGCGCTGTCACAACAGCTTTTTGTCACTTGACTGACATTTGGAAGATTCCTTCCTGGATCAGGAAGGAATCTTCACGCTGTAACTAATCAGCTGGACACCAAATGCCCATCCAACAAGTACTAtgcataattattgaagaaccacgTTAATGACAGTATCGATTTAGGTTTTAAGTATCAAGTATCAAGGAAAGGTGACTTCGATTTTGCAATCGCATACATTATTTCGGATTTGTGTGCCCAAGAAAACTGTTTTCAGGGTTCAAGTTCAATGTCCAATTTAACAGATTAAGGATTCATGTATGATATTTTGACAACTTACACTGCCATAAATACAAGGACAGAAAAGTCTTGTTTTATGTCATCCAATTTTGTTAAAATCCATCAAGACACCCACCATGATAAAGGGTTAAACATAGGTTTTAAATCAACTCGTGACTTTTATTGAATATAGCTGTGATCCCCCCCCCTTTATCTTAATGTAATGACATGACATTTTTTATCAATAACTTATTAAATGCTGTAACACCTGTACTAAGACCTGTACCACCATTACTATCAATTCACTATCAATTCCACCTCGCAAAGTTTTCATGCAAAGTTTTCATCTCTAtctcatttaacttctcaaaGTATTGCCATACAGGACTTCGCTGCTGTCGCTTGCCTTTCTCTATCATTTTTCCAACTCTTAACGACGATGACGTATTGGTGGAGAGTCAACGCCAAAATAATTGATTCCTCGACTCCGTGCACATCGACTCTCATTTCTGAGTGTCAAGATTTGATTGCACTAGGAATCGACTGCTAAGATTCAGTGTTTTTGGAACGGAGAAGACAGATTATTTGCCAGACTTTCGAGAACACAGACCCTCGCATCTTTCATAGAAAGAAGGGAGTCgcacagtataggcaggtcagccaccaggcaGACTGAGTCAGAACCATTCACTAGGCATCTCTTTCGGCAATCAAAACCAGTATCTCGTAATGGAATGCTGTAACTCCGCAATTTCTTGGCTCGCAGCTTCAGTAGTAAGCATGGCCTTTCATCAATGAATAGGATATTCTACACGCAAGACCGAAGACTGAACACACACTCGCATCATTAGTGAAGAGAAAGAGCAGGTGAgccagagcgagggagagagaagaaggggcaTATGTCTTGGAAGCCTCGCAAATTCACCAAAGTAGCCTAAagttcccctcttcctctctggtttgaTTTAAATTACACAACTTCCCCAGGCCTTTATAGCTTATCGTCTAGTTGGGCTATAACACGGAAAATAATGTTTTGTGATTTTAATTTtgtgggagaaaaaaaacaaaaaacatagtTTTTCAGTTAGAGATTTTTCTTAATGTTAAGGATCCCAATTTTATTTCAATGTTCACACCCCTACGTACTGACGATGTCATCCTCCTCCTTCTGCTCTCTCAGGTCAGTCACCACCCCCCAGCCGCCGCCCACCATGTGATGTCACAACGAGGCTGGACCCTGTGGCAGGAGATCACTATCGACAGCAAGTTCAGAGGGAAATACATTTCTGTCATGCCATTAGGTGAGCCATGCATACCCAGTACATGAATGTTCCTCCGATATGCAATAATTGCTGGTTACACATACTGAAGCATGTCACACAGCTATTTCAAAATATTCACATTTTGCAAGTggtggtcagtgccgtttaagattagggaggacaaatgttttttttaatgagcatggacttatttctattacagcatattggatgactgccattcatattccattcacccagctcaatgtaacatcgataggtttaggctactactgTACATGATACTCAAATATTCCCTAGATCCATCATGAGGTTGTTACAACCTAGCCtacgaatgaaagtttacaatgtaggttcacaggtcgagagaaaaatgTGAGTAATCAAGATGCcaaacagtgacacattcaataccgccttgcacacgcttgcctgcatctagctgacctagggtgtaatcattaatcCAAACAGTTGCTAACGAGtgtttctattgaacaaattcaggtatgtttatccccgttccATTTGTTTCCATTTAAGGAACGTTTTTCAACCGAATCGACGGAATGAAAACACCCCTGATCacccgcaaacacagttcactttcatagcagctacatacagaacagcatgatcactttgctcgttgtataatTACTTCTCGATTCtacacgctctcctcctctcacctttttccTTCACTTCACTCATTgcccaacacaacacaaaaacctctccaagccaaaccatatcataaccgctaactgCTACACAGTCTACATCGCtgtgtcaccatattagctaacgtcatagtcaacatagctgagtaggctaaactagctagctgcattccctagctaagtaagtgaaattataaaaaatgtaacaaaatatagctagctctctctctctctctctcttgcttttctttcattcgtgaagaaattaatttgttcaactattgtatttctctctctttgagtcaattaCTCACCATATTTTacgcactgcagtgctagctgtagcttatgctttttaTACTAgtttcattctctgatcctttgattgggtgaacaacatgtcagttcatgctgcaaaagCTCTGATAGGTTGCAGGACGTCCTCcgaaagttgtcataattactgtctAAGTCTattgaagggggtgagaaccatgtgcctcctaggttttgtattgaagtccatgtacccagaggaggacggaaactagctgtcttccagctacaccatgatgctaccccagagagtgctgttgaggctactgtacacCTTCAGTGTTTTTTagtcaattatttggtgacatttgaatatatttagtatagttttatctaaaatggATAACTTTGTttatgtttcacaataaaaaaaattttttaaaaaagAAATTTCCAGAGGAGGATGGTCCATTCCTTCCTCCTCAAAGGAGCCTCCACTGGCTGATTATTttaattatctctttctctctaggctGTATCCACCTGCAGTTCCACTCCAGTGGGAATCACTATGTGTGGGGCAAAGTCACCTCCACGGTGCACAACATCATCGTAGGAAAACTGTGGATTGACCAGGTGTGTGTCTCTCATATTTAATGTGTATTTGTATATTTGTGTTTGATCTGTTTGTAGATATGTGCGGTGTTTTGCAGAATCTGCCCCGTGGTTTCTACCTtcctctactgtctctcattatgTCGGCAATACTCATCGTATCTGTTTTCTCCCATTTGTCTCCATCCCTTTATGTACGGCTTTGCTTTTCTCACTCTTAACAGTGTCCCGTACTGTGATTATTGACATCCATAGTAAATGATTACGATAGACTGCTAACATTGATAAACTAGAAATATTGCATGTTGTGGACATTTGACATGTTGTAGACAGTATGTAAATAATGCTAAAGCTAGGAGAATCATCAACCTGAGGCTTGGGATAAATAGcctgtgtttttctctctgtagTCTGGGGACATTGAAATAGTCAACCACAGGACCAAGGACACCTGCCACCTCAAGTTTGTCCCTTACAGTTACTTCTCCAGAGACCTCCCACGCAAGGTGAATCCATGGTTTGCCCTCTGGGTCTCTGTGCTGCATGCCGACCAATTAAAAAAGCTCATGTAGAAACAAACTAGCAGTCCTTACCATCTTCAATGTCTCCTCCCTCTTCTGGTGTTGTGTCTCCAGGTAACAGGTGTGGTAGCAGACAGCGAGGGCACGGCCCACCACATCCTGTCTGGGACCTGGGACGAGAAGATGGAGAGTGCCAAGATAGTAGAAAGCAGCCGGGGATGTGGAGGGTCAGAGGGCAAACAAAAGACTGTCTACCAGACGCTCCAGCCCAAACTGCTGTGGAAGAAATACCCACTTCCGTAAGATCAGCCTGCCTGCATATTATGAAGTCAGCCTTATAGCACATAATGCACGCTAACCTATTTATACAAGTTATTTGATTCCTCTTGCATCCTCGCACATTATCTTACTTCCACCTCTCTACCCGTTGCTactcgccctctccctctctgtccatcctatCTGTCTCACCTCAGTGCCTTCTCCACCCACCAGGGAGAATGCTGAGAACATGCACTTCTTTTCCTCCCTGGCCTTGACCCTGAACGAGCCTGAGGAGGGCGTGGCCCCCACTGACAGCCGCCTGAGGCCCGACCAACGGCTGATGGAGTCGGGGCTATGGGACGAGGCCAACGCCCACAAACAGCGTCTGGAGGAACGACAgaggctggagagaaggaagagggaggcaCAGGCCACACAGGCCCTGGAAGAAGGTGAGGAGCGGTGTGAAAGGACTAGATAAGACATCTCAAGAGAGattacagtatagaaactaggaAGAGGAAGTTTGacaattgtgatacagtgtatGTCAGCAAAATGTTACCCATATTGAGGAAcatctgtgtatgtttgtgtctcTGACTCCTTAGGGCAAGACTTTGAGGGCTTCCAGCCACTGTGGTTCGAGAGGAGGACAGATGATTCAACGGGGGAGAGCACTTACGTCTACAGGGGTGGATACTGGGAGTCCAAAGACAGACAGGACTGGAGCCAATGCCCTGATATCTTCTAAGACTCCGCCCCTGggactgtgacatcatcactggagGGCCGAGCTGAGGGACTGATTGACAAGCAGAGGGAGGATCCACACGCTGAAGACACATGGAGATGTGGACAGCtctttgtctgtgtatgtgtatttgtgtgtgttccaGAAAGACAAAGCCCTCCATTGAGAATAATGTAAACTTCCCATACTTCAAGAACTGAGATATAAACATAATCTGTCCCCCTCCCCGATGTAGTTCTCTAATCAAACACTGAGTGAGTGTCTGTGCAACAGAGTGAGTGAATGAGACAAATAACTATTTATGACAGAATATTTTGAGTGTGAGGGAAAGAGTTAGAAAATAGCTAGAAAACCATATTTATTTGAGCTGGTGTGTATGGTGGTGCCTGGTGCCCCATTGATCTGGTAATAAGGTAATAACTACCGTAAGTATATAATATTATACAATAATAGGCAGAGGCCAGAAGGAAAGTGAAAGTTTGTGTTTTGGTGCTAGGATAGGATGTTCTGTTCCTAGGATAGGATGTCCTGTTCCTCTGAGCTGGTTAGGAACAGAGTGTTCCTCCTGCTGGAGATATAAGGGCCTGCATTTATGTTGCACTGGCCAATAGGAATGTCAGGAGATAAAGTTCCCCCAGGTTTGTCTAACTGAAAGGTTATGAAACAAAAAGCTGCACATAGAAATAGAGTAACCAGAACAGACATTATTTTCTACTTCAAGTATCTCCAATATACTTTACATATCTATATGTAACATTATGTTTCCTTCCATGCAACAACTAGGCACTCCCCAGGTTTGTAACGAACTGCTTTTCTGCAGTGCATGAAAACACAGGTGTAGAGGACGCTGGTATCACTATGGGTACTTTTGATTTAATATCTGTACAGACATAATCTCTGAGATCCAGAACTAAAATCTATACCAGTTatgttatgtgtgtctgtccacaagagattagTACAGACCTAAAATAGTTAGGGGAATTTTGAGGTTGTAACAAGCTACCCACGATTATATCGATTTTGCTCAAATGTCTTGATTTCTCAAATGTTGGTCATACAGtcgctagtgaaagtctacacacctcttgcacagtcttcacattttgtgaattcattttgctgccttaaaatgtaATCTCAAAAgggaatacatttgatttatttcctACCGATCTACACAACCTTATCCACATTTTAAGTTCAAGAGAATTCTAGAAAAATATCCAAATGAATACTAAATAAAAAACAAAGATGTCTTGATTGCGTATGTCTTCACAGCCCAGAGTTTATACTTGGCGGAAGCACCTTTGGGCAACatttatccattgtttttgtcaaaattgctcaagctcaaTAAATTTGGGTGGGagtcattgatggacagcaatattcaaacctcTGATATTCAAGCAAATTTAAGtcaggaacactcaacacctcttAGAAATACATTCTGGTGTTtttgacaagcatacccataacatgatgctgccaccaccacttgAAAAAACTGAGGGTTTCACTCAGTGTTGTAATGGATTTGACCCAAGCCTGTAGTTTTTAATTTAG
The DNA window shown above is from Oncorhynchus tshawytscha isolate Ot180627B linkage group LG20, Otsh_v2.0, whole genome shotgun sequence and carries:
- the LOC112219418 gene encoding oxysterol-binding protein 2 isoform X1 produces the protein MSEPVKSLPSPTSSGGHPAGSDTYKGWLYKWTNYLKGYQRRWFVLSNGLLSYYRTQAEMAHTCRGTITLATAHIEVGDTCHLVLTSGGRNYHLKATSDGESQRWVSALQQAKANTTHMMHQSDDSGDEAPVPQPDRALTQGALKTLASKLDDLSTCNELIGKHGTALQRSLSELEDLRTATDGTDKLKTVNERATLFRITSNAMINACRDFLDVAETHSRKWQRALQYEREQRHHLEETIEQLAKQHNSLERAWREAPSTHSDGGERRREGDASDENEDTEFFDAMEDSPAFITVTATDHTQHRRSASNQSIMSGRLPNNEWSHDEKDPGSDNMQRRRVRRSRIPDKPNYSLNLWSIMKNCIGKELSKIPMPVNFNEPLSMLQRLTEDLEYSDLLDRAARCESSLEQMCLVAAFSVSSYSTTIHRTAKPFNPLLGETYELDRLDDFGYRSICEQVSHHPPAAAHHVMSQRGWTLWQEITIDSKFRGKYISVMPLGCIHLQFHSSGNHYVWGKVTSTVHNIIVGKLWIDQSGDIEIVNHRTKDTCHLKFVPYSYFSRDLPRKVTGVVADSEGTAHHILSGTWDEKMESAKIVESSRGCGGSEGKQKTVYQTLQPKLLWKKYPLPENAENMHFFSSLALTLNEPEEGVAPTDSRLRPDQRLMESGLWDEANAHKQRLEERQRLERRKREAQATQALEEGQDFEGFQPLWFERRTDDSTGESTYVYRGGYWESKDRQDWSQCPDIF
- the LOC112219418 gene encoding oxysterol-binding protein 2 isoform X2, whose translation is MSEPVKSLPSPTSSGGHPAGSDTYKGWLYKWTNYLKGYQRRWFVLSNGLLSYYRTQAEMAHTCRGTITLATAHIEVGDTCHLVLTSGGRNYHLKATSDGESQRWVSALQQAKANTTHMMHQSDDSGDEAPVPQPDRALTQGALKTLASKLDDLSTCNELIGKHGTALQRSLSELEDLRTATDGTDKLKTVNERATLFRITSNAMINACRDFLDVAETHSRKWQRALQYEREQRHHLEETIEQLAKQHNSLERAWREAPSTHSDGGERRREGDASDENEDTEFFDAMEDSPAFITVTATDHTQHRRSASNQSIMSGRLPNNEWSHDEKDPGSDNMQRRRVRRSRIPDKPNYSLNLWSIMKNCIGKELSKIPMPVNFNEPLSMLQRLTEDLEYSDLLDRAARCESSLEQMCLVAAFSVSSYSTTIHRTAKPFNPLLGETYELDRLDDFGYRSICEQVSHHPPAAAHHVMSQRGWTLWQEITIDSKFRGKYISVMPLGCIHLQFHSSGNHYVWGKVTSTVHNIIVGKLWIDQSGDIEIVNHRTKDTCHLKFVPYSYFSRDLPRKVTGVVADSEGTAHHILSGTWDEKMESAKIVESSRGCGGSEGKQKTVYQTLQPKLLWKKYPLPAFSTHQGEC